In Thermodesulfobacteriota bacterium, the genomic stretch AAGAAATCTTGCGAACAAGCTTGTCCACCTCAAGGATGGTGTGGAGGCTTTGGATTTTATTTATGGAACAGGTGCCTACGAAGGGCAAAAAACAAGTTTCCTTCCAAAAGTTATCCTCCTTGACTTAAAAATGCCCAGACTAGACGGCATGGAG encodes the following:
- a CDS encoding response regulator → MSNEEIEILLVEDSKEDAALVIRALKKRNLANKLVHLKDGVEALDFIYGTGAYEGQKTSFLPKVILLDLKMPRLDGME